From Nicotiana tabacum cultivar K326 chromosome 22, ASM71507v2, whole genome shotgun sequence, one genomic window encodes:
- the LOC107762081 gene encoding mannan endo-1,4-beta-mannosidase 5-like, producing MASFTRALSSFFALLLLLLLVIVTEARNLNKLGFVRTKGAHFVLNGSPFLFNGFNSYWLMHVAADPTERYKVSEVFQEASAASLSVCRTWAFSDGGDTALQISPGVYDERVFLGLDFVISEARKYGIRLILSFVNNYKDFGGRSQYAQWGKNAGIQINSDDDFYTHSVLKDYYKNHVKKVVTRVNTMTGIAYRDDTTIMAWELMNEPRCDADYSGKTVHGWVQEMASFVKSLDRKHLLEIGMEGFYGDSMPEKKQFNPGYQVGTDFISSNLIREIDFATIHAYTDQWLSGQSDDAQGVFMQRWMTSHWQDSRTILKKPLVLAEFGKSSKDPGYNQNVRDTFMSSVYRNVYNFAKAGGTMAGSLIWQLVAQDMSNFDDGYSIILAQNPSTAGLISGQSHAMTALAHLVNSPHVYPFSQSNGHHPLGVGHHPLGVGHHRFGG from the exons ATGGCTTCTTTTACTAGAGCATTAAGCTCATTCTTTGCCttgctcctcctcctcctcctagttATTGTAACAGAAGCTAGGAATCTTAATAAATTAGGATTTGTTAGAACAAAAGGAGCCCATTTTGTACTAAATGGATCCCCATTTCTCTTCAATGGTTTCAACTCGTATTGGCTGATGCATGTTGCAGCTGACCCAACTGAGAGATACAAAGTCTCAGAGGTTTTCCAGGAAGCCTCTGCTGCTAGCCTTTCTGTATGCAGGACTTGGGCTTTTAGCGATGGAGGTGATACAGCATTGCAAATATCTCCTGGAGTCTACGATGAACGTGTTTTTCTG GGATTGGATTTTGTGATCTCTGAAGCAAGAAAGTATGGGATTCGTTTAATATTGAGCTTTGTGAATAACTACAAAGATTTTGGAGGGAGAAGTCAATATGCTCAGTGGGGGAAAAATGCAGGAATTCAGATTAACAGTGATGATGATTTTTATACTCATTCAGTTCTTAAAGATTATTACAAGAACCATGTTAAG AAAGTAGTGACAAGAGTCAATACCATGACTGGAATAGCATACAGGGATGACACTACAATAATGGCATGGGAACTTATGAATGAGCCTCGTTGCGATGCTGATTATTCTGGAAAAACTGTTCAT GGATGGGTTCAAGAGATGGCTAGTTTTGTGAAATCACTGGATAGAAAACACTTGCTGGAGATAGGAATGGAAGGATTTTATGGCGACTCAATGcctgaaaagaaacaatttaatCCTGGTTACCAAGTTGGAACAGATTTCATTAGCAGCAACCTtattagggagattgattttgccACTATACATGCATACACTGACCAATG GTTGTCAGGACAAAGTGATGATGCTCAAGGAGTATTCATGCAAAGGTGGATGACAAGTCATTGGCAAGATTCAAGAACCATATTAAAGAAGCCATTGGTGCTTGCTGAATTTGGAAAATCTAGCAAAGATCCAGGATACAATCAAAATGTAAGAGACACTTTCATGAGCTCAGTTTACAGAAATGTATACAATTTCGCGAAAGCGGGAGGAACTATGGCAGGGAGCTTAATATGGCAACTGGTGGCACAAGACATGAGCAACTTTGACGATGGTTACTCAATTATCTTAGCACAAAATCCTTCAACTGCAGGACTCATTTCAGGCCAATCTCATGCCATGACAGCTTTGGCTCATTTGGTTAATAGCCCCCATGTTTATCCTTTTAGCCAGTCAAATGGCCATCATCCCTTAGGTGTTGGACATCACCCATTGGGAGTGGGACATCATCGTTTTGGCGGATGA
- the LOC107805985 gene encoding mannan endo-1,4-beta-mannosidase 5-like, which yields MASFQRMNCTFVLFFLSLALACDARVLLENANNEGFVGVNGAHFELNGSPFLFNGFNSYWLMHAAAEPSERYKVTEVLQEASSSGLSVCRTWAFSDGGDRALQISPGVYDERVFQGLDFVISEAKKYGVRLILSFVNNYNDFGGKAQYAQWARNVGAQIIGDDDFYTHSVIKDYYKNHIKKVVTRFNTITGMAYKGDSTIMAWELMNEPRNQADYSGNTVNAWVQEMASFVKSLDNRHLLEIGMEGFYGDSMLDRKSVNPGYQVGTDFISNHLVKEIDFATIHAYTDQWLSGQNDDAQMAFMQRWMTSHWQDAKNILRKPLVLAEFGKSSKDPGFSQNARDTFMSTIYRNIYSFAKDGGTMGGSLIWQLMAQGMENYDDGYCIVLAQNPSTSGIITGQSHAMNALAHLVKA from the exons AATGCAAATAATGAAGGTTTTGTTGGAGTCAATGGTGCCCATTTTGAACTAAATGGATCACCTTTTCTATTCAATGGTTTCAATTCCTACTGGCTAATGCATGCTGCTGCTGAGCCTAGTGAGAGATATAAGGTTACTGAGGTCCTCCAAGAAGCTTCTTCTTCGGGGCTCTCTGTATGTCGGACTTGGGCTTTTAGTGATGGAGGTGATAGGGCACTGCAAATTTCTCCTGGTGTTTACGATGAACGTGTTTTTCAG GGTTTGGATTTTGTTATATCAGAGGCTAAAAAGTATGGAGTTCGCTTAATCTTGAGCTTTGTAAACAACTACAATGACTTTGGAGGGAAAGCTCAATATGCTCAATGGGCCCGAAATGTGGGAGCTCAGATAATTGGCGACGATGATTTCTACACTCATTCTGTGATTAAAGATTATTACAAAAACCACATTAAG AAAGTTGTTACAAGGTTCAATACCATTACCGGCATGGCTTACAAAGGTGATTCAACTATCATGGCATGGGAACTCATGAATGAGCCCCGCAATCAAGCTGATTATTCTGGAAATACTGTTAAC GCGTGGGTTCAAGAAATGGCAAGTTTTGTAAAATCACTAGACAACAGACACTTGTTGGAGATAGGAATGGAGGGATTTTATGGAGATTCAATGCTGGATAGGAAGTCAGTTAATCCTGGTTATCAAGTTGGGACAGACTTTATTAGTAACCATTTAGTCAAAGAGATTGACTTTGCCACTATTCATGCATATACTGATCAATG GTTATCTGGTCAAAATGATGATGCTCAAATGGCATTCATGCAAAGATGGATGACAAGCCATTGGCAAGATGCTAAAAACATACTAAGAAAACCATTGGTTTTAGCTGAATTTGGCAAGTCAAGCAAAGATCCAGGATTTAGTCAAAATGCACGAGACACATTCATGAGCACTATATATAGAAACATTTATAGTTTTGCTAAAGACGGAGGAACAATGGGAGGAAGCTTAATTTGGCAACTCATGGCACAAGGAATGGAGAATTATGACGATGgttattgtattgtgttggcaCAAAATCCATCAACTTCTGGAATTATTACAGGCCAGTCTCATGCCATGAATGCCTTGGCTCATTTGGTTAAGGCGtag